In the Populus trichocarpa isolate Nisqually-1 chromosome 1, P.trichocarpa_v4.1, whole genome shotgun sequence genome, one interval contains:
- the LOC18094692 gene encoding uncharacterized protein LOC18094692 isoform X4, which yields MENGGEEKGKSNDFYQVLGLNKDCTATELRNAYKKLALKWHPDRCSASENSRFVDEAKKKFQTIQQAYSVLSDTNKRFLYDVGVYDSEDDENGMGGFMNEMAAMMSQTKPHENVEESFEELQGLFEEIFQEDLDSFGIGCQATTCVSYSESSNSNDKRVSVDMNLKKTKVDDSSGFNSHVEKFCLGLRQSVLD from the exons ATGGAaaatggaggagaagagaaagggaaaagCAATGACTTTTATCAGGTTTTGGGGTTGAATAAGGATTGCACTGCCACAGAGCTGAGGAATGCTTATAAGAAACTTGCACTG AAATGGCATCCAGATCGATGTTCAGCTTCGGAAAATTCCAGGTTCGTTGACGAAGCCAAAAAGAAGTTTCAGACAATTCAACAGGCCTATTCTG TTCTTTCTGACACCAACAAGAGGTTTCTTTACGACGTTGGTGTTTATGACAGTGAAGACGACGAAAAt GGAATGGGCGGATTTATGAATGAAATGGCTGCTATGATGAGCCAAACAAAGCCCCAC GAAAACGTGGAGGAGAGCTTTGAGGAATTGCAAGGATTGTTTGAGGAGATATTCCAAGAGGATTTGGATTCGTTTGGGATTGGCTGTCAGGCTACTACCTGTGTGTCATACAGCGAAAGCTCCAACTCAAATGATAAACGTGTTTCTGTCGATATGAACTTGAAGAAGACAAAGGTGGATGATTCTTCTGGCTTCAATTCTCACGTCGAGAAGTTCTGTTTAGGG TTGAGGCAGTCAGTCCTGGATTAA
- the LOC18094692 gene encoding uncharacterized protein LOC18094692 isoform X2 — protein sequence MLFGPPPFLSLKRESKKKLCFCLGQKWHPDRCSASENSRFVDEAKKKFQTIQQAYSVLSDTNKRFLYDVGVYDSEDDENGMGGFMNEMAAMMSQTKPHENVEESFEELQGLFEEIFQEDLDSFGIGCQATTCVSYSESSNSNDKRVSVDMNLKKTKVDDSSGFNSHVEKFCLGVEHQQSFKKGKGVRGGVQGGTGGRERKGRKQEVSSGYDVSSHDHGISAS from the exons ATGCTATTCGGGCCTCCTCCTTTTCTATCTCTTAAAAGG GAAAGTAAGAAAAAGCTGTGTTTTTGTTTGGGACAGAAATGGCATCCAGATCGATGTTCAGCTTCGGAAAATTCCAGGTTCGTTGACGAAGCCAAAAAGAAGTTTCAGACAATTCAACAGGCCTATTCTG TTCTTTCTGACACCAACAAGAGGTTTCTTTACGACGTTGGTGTTTATGACAGTGAAGACGACGAAAAt GGAATGGGCGGATTTATGAATGAAATGGCTGCTATGATGAGCCAAACAAAGCCCCAC GAAAACGTGGAGGAGAGCTTTGAGGAATTGCAAGGATTGTTTGAGGAGATATTCCAAGAGGATTTGGATTCGTTTGGGATTGGCTGTCAGGCTACTACCTGTGTGTCATACAGCGAAAGCTCCAACTCAAATGATAAACGTGTTTCTGTCGATATGAACTTGAAGAAGACAAAGGTGGATGATTCTTCTGGCTTCAATTCTCACGTCGAGAAGTTCTGTTTAGGG GTGGAACACCAGCAATCTTTCAAGAAGGGGAAGGGAGTAAGAGGAGGAGTTCAAGGAGGAACCGGCGGTAGAGAGAGGAAAGGCAGGAAACAAGAAGTTTCATCTGGCTATGATGTCTCCTCCCATGACCATGGTATTTCTGCTTCATGA
- the LOC18094693 gene encoding dormancy-associated protein homolog 4 isoform X1 — protein sequence MGFLHKLWDETLAGPMPDTGLGKLRKYNSFPVRLSPPVNASSANSNGEMNVTRSITIIRTNSSNLRNLSVDPGSAPESPAPPSTPGTPLTLRCKLGRCVFMLIWAFGHVCMQLGHRAGISEE from the exons ATGGGATTTCTCCATAAGCTTTGGGACGAAACGCTTGCTGGACCCATGCCGGACACTGGGCTTGGCAAACTTCGAAAGTATAATTCATTCCCTGTACGATTATCACCTCCTGTTAATGCTTCTTCAGCTAATAGCAATGGGGAGATGAACGTAACTCGAAGCATTACTATTATTAGAACAAACAGTTCCAATTTGAGGAACCTTTCAGTGGATCCTGGTTCAGCTCCTGAGTCGCCTGCTCCACCTAGCACTCCTGGGACACCTCTAACAC tGCGTTGTAAGCTTGGCCGGTGTGTATTTATGCTAATTTGGGCCTTTGGTCATGTATGCATGCAGCTGGGACACCGCGCGGGGATTTCAGAAGAATGA
- the LOC18094692 gene encoding uncharacterized protein LOC18094692 isoform X3, which produces MLFGPPPFLSLKRKWHPDRCSASENSRFVDEAKKKFQTIQQAYSVLSDTNKRFLYDVGVYDSEDDENGMGGFMNEMAAMMSQTKPHENVEESFEELQGLFEEIFQEDLDSFGIGCQATTCVSYSESSNSNDKRVSVDMNLKKTKVDDSSGFNSHVEKFCLGVEHQQSFKKGKGVRGGVQGGTGGRERKGRKQEVSSGYDVSSHDHGISAS; this is translated from the exons ATGCTATTCGGGCCTCCTCCTTTTCTATCTCTTAAAAGG AAATGGCATCCAGATCGATGTTCAGCTTCGGAAAATTCCAGGTTCGTTGACGAAGCCAAAAAGAAGTTTCAGACAATTCAACAGGCCTATTCTG TTCTTTCTGACACCAACAAGAGGTTTCTTTACGACGTTGGTGTTTATGACAGTGAAGACGACGAAAAt GGAATGGGCGGATTTATGAATGAAATGGCTGCTATGATGAGCCAAACAAAGCCCCAC GAAAACGTGGAGGAGAGCTTTGAGGAATTGCAAGGATTGTTTGAGGAGATATTCCAAGAGGATTTGGATTCGTTTGGGATTGGCTGTCAGGCTACTACCTGTGTGTCATACAGCGAAAGCTCCAACTCAAATGATAAACGTGTTTCTGTCGATATGAACTTGAAGAAGACAAAGGTGGATGATTCTTCTGGCTTCAATTCTCACGTCGAGAAGTTCTGTTTAGGG GTGGAACACCAGCAATCTTTCAAGAAGGGGAAGGGAGTAAGAGGAGGAGTTCAAGGAGGAACCGGCGGTAGAGAGAGGAAAGGCAGGAAACAAGAAGTTTCATCTGGCTATGATGTCTCCTCCCATGACCATGGTATTTCTGCTTCATGA
- the LOC18094693 gene encoding dormancy-associated protein homolog 4 isoform X2, with product MGFLHKLWDETLAGPMPDTGLGKLRKYNSFPVRLSPPVNASSANSNGEMNVTRSITIIRTNSSNLRNLSVDPGSAPESPAPPSTPGTPLTPGTPRGDFRRMTSRKSSV from the exons ATGGGATTTCTCCATAAGCTTTGGGACGAAACGCTTGCTGGACCCATGCCGGACACTGGGCTTGGCAAACTTCGAAAGTATAATTCATTCCCTGTACGATTATCACCTCCTGTTAATGCTTCTTCAGCTAATAGCAATGGGGAGATGAACGTAACTCGAAGCATTACTATTATTAGAACAAACAGTTCCAATTTGAGGAACCTTTCAGTGGATCCTGGTTCAGCTCCTGAGTCGCCTGCTCCACCTAGCACTCCTGGGACACCTCTAACAC CTGGGACACCGCGCGGGGATTTCAGAAGAATGACAAGCAGAAAATCGTCAGTTTGA
- the LOC18094692 gene encoding uncharacterized protein LOC18094692 isoform X1, which translates to MENGGEEKGKSNDFYQVLGLNKDCTATELRNAYKKLALKWHPDRCSASENSRFVDEAKKKFQTIQQAYSVLSDTNKRFLYDVGVYDSEDDENGMGGFMNEMAAMMSQTKPHENVEESFEELQGLFEEIFQEDLDSFGIGCQATTCVSYSESSNSNDKRVSVDMNLKKTKVDDSSGFNSHVEKFCLGVEHQQSFKKGKGVRGGVQGGTGGRERKGRKQEVSSGYDVSSHDHGISAS; encoded by the exons ATGGAaaatggaggagaagagaaagggaaaagCAATGACTTTTATCAGGTTTTGGGGTTGAATAAGGATTGCACTGCCACAGAGCTGAGGAATGCTTATAAGAAACTTGCACTG AAATGGCATCCAGATCGATGTTCAGCTTCGGAAAATTCCAGGTTCGTTGACGAAGCCAAAAAGAAGTTTCAGACAATTCAACAGGCCTATTCTG TTCTTTCTGACACCAACAAGAGGTTTCTTTACGACGTTGGTGTTTATGACAGTGAAGACGACGAAAAt GGAATGGGCGGATTTATGAATGAAATGGCTGCTATGATGAGCCAAACAAAGCCCCAC GAAAACGTGGAGGAGAGCTTTGAGGAATTGCAAGGATTGTTTGAGGAGATATTCCAAGAGGATTTGGATTCGTTTGGGATTGGCTGTCAGGCTACTACCTGTGTGTCATACAGCGAAAGCTCCAACTCAAATGATAAACGTGTTTCTGTCGATATGAACTTGAAGAAGACAAAGGTGGATGATTCTTCTGGCTTCAATTCTCACGTCGAGAAGTTCTGTTTAGGG GTGGAACACCAGCAATCTTTCAAGAAGGGGAAGGGAGTAAGAGGAGGAGTTCAAGGAGGAACCGGCGGTAGAGAGAGGAAAGGCAGGAAACAAGAAGTTTCATCTGGCTATGATGTCTCCTCCCATGACCATGGTATTTCTGCTTCATGA